CCAGTGGAAGGAAGGCTTCGACGAGGCCCGCCTTGCCTGGGAGGCCGAGTACGCCGCAGCTCAGGGTCGCTGGGAAGCCCACAAGGCTGCCGTCGCCAAGGCCCTCGAGGCCGAGGCTGCCGCTCCGGCCGACTCGGGCTCGTCGTCCTTCTCGTCCGAGGTCGCGAGCGGCGCGGGTACCCTCGCCGACGACGAGGCGCTGGCTGCTCTGCGTGAGAAGCTGTCCGGTCGCTGATCGACAACACCTGAATCGAGGGGTCGGAGCCATGTGCTCCGGCCCCTCGGTCGTTCCTGGACGTATCCCGTCCCGCCCGGCGCCCGGTAACGTGCAGGTGTGACGCAAGAGCACGAGGGATCGACTGCAGATCGATCACCGCCGCCACGGACGGGGGTGCGGATGCATCGGTTCTTCGACGCGCCCCGTCGGCAGCTCCCGCTGACAGAGCTTCGCGACCGTGTCGCCGCCAACAACCAGCTCCTCCTGACGGGCATCGTCGCCGCCATCTTCCTCTCTGGAATTCCCAGCGGCTGGCTGGCGGGGGCGCCGCAGTTCGCGCCGGGTGCAGTGATCGTCGTCGTGGCGGCCGTGGCCAGCCTCGCGGTTCCCTGGTCCCGCCTCCACCCCTCGTGGGTGGCCGTCATCCCCCTCCTCGACATCGTCGCCATCGGTCTCATGCGGACATCTGACGTACCGGGGATCGGGCTCTTATGGGCGTTCCCGACGATGTGGCTGTCGTCCATGGGGCGGCTGGGGTTCGTGGCGGCATGCGTCGGTTCGATCAGCGCGTATTGGATCGCCCTCCTCTTCGTGCCGGAGTTCCAACTCACGTGGGCCGTGATCGTTCTCCCCGCGGTCGTCATCGCCATCGGCGCATCCACGTACAACGCCACGCGACGTTTCCTTGCTCAGCGCGCCCTGCTCGACCGCCAAGCGGAGCGTCTGACTGCCGCTCTGCGATACGCGAGCCGGCAGGAGCAACTTCTGACTGAGGTCCTCGACACCGTCGACTTCGGTGTCCTCCGGGTCGGCGCGGACGGTGAGATCACCTTCGTCAACGACGCGCTCGGTCGTTTCCAGCAGCGCATCCCGGGATTCGGGCGAGTCGACGGCGGGGAGCAGATCTTCGCCGCCGACGGAGAGACCCCACTGGCGGCAGAAGACCGACCCCTTTCGCGCATCATCCGAGGAGAGAGCTTCAGCGACGTCGTCCTCTGGTACGCCGTCTCGGATTCGCGCCGTGCCGCGCTCAGCCTCACCGCCCGGCGGATGAGGGATGCCGACGGCAACCCCGCAGGCGTCGTCCTCGTCGCGCGCGACGTCACTGACGAGCGGACCGCGCTCAAAGCGCGCGACAGCCTCGTCGCCTCGGTCTCCCACGAGCTGCGCACTCCGCTGACCTCGATCATCGGATACCTCGAGCTCGTGCTCGACACGGAGGACGTCCCGGATTCGGTGCGTCGGCAGGTCGACGTCGCGTACCGCAACAGCGAGCGCCTCCTCAGCATCGTGTCCGGGATCCTCGCCGCATCCACCGCCTCACGGATGTCAGCAGAGGTGACGGTGTCGCCGGTGATCCATGACGTGGGATCGGTCGTCCGGGCCGCGGCATCCGATCTCGCCCCGGTCGCGAAAGAGCGGGCGATACGCGTCGATACGAGCGATGTGGACGACACCCCTGCCTTCATCGATCCGGCCCGCATCCGTCAGGTCGTCGA
This DNA window, taken from Microbacterium sp. MM2322, encodes the following:
- a CDS encoding ATP-binding protein, producing the protein MHRFFDAPRRQLPLTELRDRVAANNQLLLTGIVAAIFLSGIPSGWLAGAPQFAPGAVIVVVAAVASLAVPWSRLHPSWVAVIPLLDIVAIGLMRTSDVPGIGLLWAFPTMWLSSMGRLGFVAACVGSISAYWIALLFVPEFQLTWAVIVLPAVVIAIGASTYNATRRFLAQRALLDRQAERLTAALRYASRQEQLLTEVLDTVDFGVLRVGADGEITFVNDALGRFQQRIPGFGRVDGGEQIFAADGETPLAAEDRPLSRIIRGESFSDVVLWYAVSDSRRAALSLTARRMRDADGNPAGVVLVARDVTDERTALKARDSLVASVSHELRTPLTSIIGYLELVLDTEDVPDSVRRQVDVAYRNSERLLSIVSGILAASTASRMSAEVTVSPVIHDVGSVVRAAASDLAPVAKERAIRVDTSDVDDTPAFIDPARIRQVVDNLISNAIKFNRDGGAIVLSSSTDGDVSWFLVRDTGIGLTPEDQERLFERFFRAESGVAGTGLGLAISREIVRAHGGDITVTSTKGTGTTFMVRLPAHATAVPESSEDAP